A stretch of the Mycobacterium shigaense genome encodes the following:
- a CDS encoding acyl-CoA dehydrogenase family protein, giving the protein MNVEEFRTDLRAWLDEHDLTPGPDDSLQSHMRQFLRVSRALYDADWMRYGWPVEVGGLGGPALLRAIVGEEVVGRRLAEPGPYSMLEVLAPTMIDYAPTELAAEMVPRLLRGEEQWCQGFSEPGSGSDLASLTTRAVRDGDNWIVNGQKVWTSFAQFSTRCILLTRTGPGQPNHEGITAFFVDLDTPGITIRPLRTMHGVDEFCEVYYDDVVVPSSRMLGKPGDGWKLAMDLLPFERSTCFWQRIAYLYSRFDELIAEVSGGSRHGGYDEYDLGAAYLALHTLRCRSRATQYRLRDGARLGPDTSIDKVLLASAEQRLYDTVRDLMPGDLELDETPWRSEYLYSRASTIYGGTAEIQRNIIARWLLDLGKE; this is encoded by the coding sequence GTGAACGTCGAGGAGTTCCGGACCGATCTGCGCGCGTGGCTCGATGAACACGACCTGACCCCCGGACCCGACGACTCGCTGCAGTCGCACATGCGGCAATTCCTCCGGGTGAGCCGCGCGCTCTACGACGCCGATTGGATGCGGTACGGCTGGCCCGTCGAGGTCGGTGGCCTGGGCGGACCCGCCCTGCTGCGCGCGATCGTCGGCGAAGAGGTGGTCGGCCGCCGCCTGGCCGAGCCCGGCCCGTATTCGATGCTCGAGGTGCTCGCTCCCACGATGATCGACTACGCGCCGACCGAACTCGCCGCCGAGATGGTGCCGCGATTGCTGCGCGGCGAAGAGCAGTGGTGCCAAGGCTTTTCCGAGCCCGGGTCCGGCAGCGACCTGGCGTCGTTGACCACCCGCGCGGTGCGGGACGGCGACAACTGGATCGTCAACGGGCAGAAGGTGTGGACCAGCTTCGCGCAGTTCTCCACCCGTTGCATCCTGCTCACCCGCACCGGGCCCGGCCAACCAAACCATGAGGGCATCACCGCGTTCTTCGTCGACCTGGACACTCCCGGCATCACCATCCGGCCGCTGCGCACGATGCACGGCGTCGACGAGTTCTGCGAGGTGTACTACGACGACGTGGTGGTCCCGTCGAGCCGCATGCTCGGCAAGCCCGGCGACGGCTGGAAACTCGCGATGGACCTGCTGCCCTTCGAGCGCTCCACCTGCTTCTGGCAGCGCATCGCCTACCTGTACTCGCGATTCGATGAGCTCATCGCCGAGGTGTCCGGCGGCAGCAGACATGGAGGCTACGACGAATATGATTTGGGTGCAGCGTATCTCGCGTTGCACACGCTACGTTGCCGGTCCCGCGCCACCCAGTACCGGCTGCGCGACGGAGCACGGCTGGGCCCCGACACCTCGATCGACAAGGTGCTGCTGGCCTCCGCCGAACAGCGCCTCTACGACACCGTGCGCGACCTGATGCCAGGAGACCTCGAGCTCGACGAGACACCGTGGCGTTCGGAGTACCTGTATTCGCGCGCATCGACCATCTACGGCGGGACCGCCGAGATTCAGCGCAACATCATCGCCCGCTGGCTGCTCGACCTCGGGAAGGAGTGA
- a CDS encoding TetR/AcrR family transcriptional regulator, with translation MTSASEEPAWKQRAVERSIKTAKLRAAQRVQRFLDAAQAIIIEKGSTDFTVQEVVDRSRQSLRSFYLQFDGKHELLLALFEDALSRSADQIRAATESHSDPLERLKVAVELLYESSRPDPTAKRPLFTDFAPRLLVTHPVEVKVAHAPLLALLTELMEAASDAGKLRPDLNPRRIAAMTMQTVMFIAQSSGGSDDATVHPIDADEVWDFCSRGFAR, from the coding sequence GTGACCAGCGCAAGCGAAGAGCCGGCCTGGAAGCAACGCGCCGTCGAACGGTCCATCAAGACCGCGAAACTGCGCGCCGCGCAACGCGTTCAGCGTTTCCTGGACGCCGCGCAGGCGATCATCATCGAAAAGGGCAGCACGGACTTCACCGTGCAAGAGGTAGTGGATCGCTCCCGCCAGTCGCTGCGCAGCTTCTACCTGCAATTCGACGGCAAGCACGAGCTGCTGCTGGCGCTCTTCGAGGACGCGCTGAGCCGGTCGGCCGACCAGATCCGTGCCGCCACCGAAAGCCACTCCGATCCGCTCGAGCGGCTCAAGGTGGCCGTCGAGTTGCTCTACGAGTCGTCCCGCCCGGATCCCACCGCTAAGCGGCCCCTGTTCACCGACTTTGCCCCGCGCCTGCTGGTCACGCACCCTGTCGAGGTTAAGGTCGCACACGCGCCGCTGCTGGCGTTGCTGACTGAGCTCATGGAGGCAGCGAGTGACGCCGGCAAGTTGCGGCCCGACCTCAATCCCCGCCGCATCGCGGCCATGACGATGCAGACAGTGATGTTCATCGCCCAGTCCAGCGGCGGCTCCGATGACGCGACCGTTCACCCCATCGACGCCGACGAGGTCTGGGACTTCTGCTCACGCGGATTCGCCCGCTAG
- a CDS encoding aromatic ring-hydroxylating oxygenase subunit alpha: MAHFPKPAAGSWTENYPDLGTDPVDYTDSIDPAFFEAEREAVFKRTWLNVGRVERLPKTGSYFTRELPSAGNGTSVILTKTKDGIVKAYHNVCRHRGNKLVWNDFPNEETSGTCRQFTCKYHAWRYSLDGDLTFVQQEDEFFNLDKSNFGLAPVRCEVWEGFIFINFDDNAAPLIDYLGPLAKSIEGYPFGEMTETYSYRAEVGSNWKLFIDAFVEFYHAPILHQGQYTKEEAAKIQKYGYEALHYEVAGPHSLQSTWGGQAPPADMSMVKPLDQVLRSGLFGPWDKPEIIQNLELPPGVNVKRVPQWGIDSWLFYPNFMLLIWEPGWYLTYHYWPTAVDKHIFESTLYFVPPRNARERLAQELAAVTFKEYALQDANTLEATQTMIGTRAVKEFLLCDQEVLIRHLHHTTGNYVKEYQRNGKVTV; this comes from the coding sequence GTGGCTCACTTCCCCAAGCCAGCTGCCGGCAGCTGGACAGAGAACTACCCCGACTTGGGCACCGATCCGGTTGATTACACCGACTCGATCGACCCCGCGTTCTTCGAGGCCGAGCGTGAGGCGGTCTTCAAGAGGACCTGGCTCAACGTCGGCCGGGTCGAGCGATTACCCAAGACCGGCAGCTACTTCACTCGAGAACTACCCTCGGCCGGCAATGGCACCTCGGTCATCCTCACCAAGACCAAGGACGGGATCGTCAAGGCGTATCACAACGTCTGCCGGCACCGCGGAAACAAGTTGGTGTGGAACGACTTTCCCAACGAGGAAACCTCAGGCACCTGCCGGCAGTTCACCTGCAAGTACCACGCCTGGCGCTACAGCCTCGACGGCGACCTGACCTTCGTCCAACAGGAAGACGAGTTCTTCAATCTCGACAAAAGCAACTTCGGCCTGGCCCCGGTCCGTTGCGAGGTCTGGGAAGGCTTCATCTTCATCAACTTCGACGACAACGCCGCGCCACTCATCGACTACCTCGGGCCGCTCGCCAAGAGCATCGAGGGCTACCCCTTCGGCGAGATGACCGAGACTTACTCCTATCGGGCCGAGGTCGGCAGCAACTGGAAGTTGTTCATCGACGCGTTCGTCGAGTTCTACCACGCGCCGATCCTGCACCAGGGGCAGTACACCAAGGAAGAAGCCGCCAAGATCCAGAAGTACGGCTACGAGGCGCTGCACTACGAAGTGGCCGGCCCGCACAGCCTGCAGTCGACCTGGGGTGGCCAGGCACCGCCAGCGGACATGAGCATGGTCAAGCCGCTGGACCAGGTGTTGCGCAGCGGGCTGTTCGGCCCATGGGACAAGCCGGAAATCATCCAGAACCTGGAACTGCCGCCGGGCGTCAACGTGAAGCGGGTGCCGCAGTGGGGCATCGACTCGTGGCTGTTCTACCCGAACTTCATGCTGCTGATCTGGGAGCCGGGCTGGTACCTGACCTACCACTACTGGCCGACCGCGGTGGACAAGCACATCTTCGAGTCGACGCTGTACTTCGTGCCGCCGCGCAACGCGCGGGAACGGCTGGCCCAGGAGTTAGCCGCGGTGACATTCAAGGAGTACGCGCTGCAGGACGCGAACACCCTGGAAGCGACCCAGACCATGATCGGCACCCGGGCGGTCAAGGAGTTCCTGCTGTGCGACCAGGAAGTCCTGATCCGCCATCTGCACCACACGACCGGCAACTACGTCAAGGAGTACCAGCGCAATGGCAAAGTTACCGTCTGA
- a CDS encoding SDR family NAD(P)-dependent oxidoreductase — MDGFEGRGAVITGGASGIGLATAAEFARRGARLVLADVDKSALEQAVAHLTAQGFDAHGVECDVRHVEQMVHLADESVRLLGQVDVVFSNAGIVVGGPLVAMTHEDWRWVIDIDLWGSIHAVEAFVPRLIEQGTGGHIAFTASFAGLVPNAGLGAYGVAKYGVVGLAETLAREVKDQGIGVSVLCPMVIETKLVANSERIRGADDGLASAPDLISGFGQLPPTQDDTVTVDGVARLTADAILANRLYVLPHGAARTSIQRRFERIDRTFDDQIAEGWSH, encoded by the coding sequence ATGGACGGATTCGAGGGTCGCGGGGCGGTCATCACGGGTGGAGCGAGCGGCATCGGGTTGGCCACCGCCGCCGAATTCGCCCGCCGCGGCGCCCGCCTGGTGCTGGCCGACGTCGACAAGTCAGCGCTGGAGCAGGCCGTCGCACACTTGACCGCCCAGGGATTCGACGCGCATGGCGTGGAGTGCGACGTCCGGCACGTCGAGCAGATGGTTCACCTCGCGGACGAGTCGGTCCGCCTGCTGGGTCAGGTTGATGTCGTGTTCAGCAACGCCGGCATCGTGGTCGGGGGCCCGCTCGTGGCGATGACCCACGAGGACTGGCGCTGGGTGATCGACATCGATTTGTGGGGCTCTATTCACGCCGTCGAGGCGTTCGTCCCAAGGCTCATCGAGCAGGGCACCGGCGGGCATATCGCGTTCACCGCGTCCTTTGCCGGGCTGGTGCCCAACGCCGGGCTCGGTGCGTATGGCGTTGCCAAGTACGGCGTCGTCGGGCTCGCCGAGACGCTGGCCCGCGAGGTCAAGGACCAGGGCATCGGCGTCTCGGTGCTCTGCCCGATGGTCATCGAAACCAAACTGGTCGCCAACTCCGAACGCATCCGGGGCGCCGATGACGGGCTCGCGTCAGCCCCCGATCTGATAAGCGGGTTCGGGCAACTGCCGCCCACGCAGGACGACACCGTCACGGTCGACGGCGTCGCGCGGCTCACCGCGGACGCGATTCTGGCGAACCGGTTGTACGTGCTGCCGCACGGGGCCGCCCGGACGTCGATCCAGCGCAGGTTCGAGCGCATTGACCGCACGTTCGACGATCAGATCGCCGAGGGGTGGTCGCACTAA
- a CDS encoding metal-dependent hydrolase family protein: protein MPTLKAAGLLDVDAGEILRPGILKVEADRIAGVGGSGPEDAVIDLGEAILLPGLMDMEVNLLMGGRGETPGLSQVQDDPPTRVLRAVGNARRTLRAGFTTVRNLGLFVKTGGYLLDVALAKAIDAGWIEGPRIVPAGHAITPTGGHLDPTMFAAFMPGALELTVEEGIANGVDEIRKAVRYQIKHGAQLIKVCVSGGVMSLTGEAGAQHYSDEELRAIVDEAHRRGLRVAAHTHGAEAVKHAVACGIDCIEHGFLMDDEAIQMLVDNDRFLVTTRGLAQAMDVSRAPKELQDKAAEMFPKAETSIKAAYEAGVKIAVGTDAPAIPHGRNADELVTLVEWGMPPLAVLRAATVVAADLINSTDRGRLAPGQLADIIAVPGNPLDDITVTRNVSFVMKGGKVYVNARSV, encoded by the coding sequence GTGCCAACGCTCAAGGCCGCCGGGCTGCTCGACGTCGACGCCGGTGAGATCCTTCGCCCCGGCATCCTGAAGGTCGAAGCCGACCGGATCGCCGGCGTGGGGGGCTCGGGCCCGGAAGACGCGGTCATCGACCTGGGCGAGGCGATCCTGCTGCCCGGCCTGATGGACATGGAGGTCAACCTCCTGATGGGCGGCCGCGGCGAGACGCCGGGACTGTCTCAGGTGCAGGACGACCCGCCGACTCGGGTGCTGCGTGCGGTCGGCAACGCACGGCGCACACTGCGCGCCGGGTTCACCACCGTGCGCAACCTGGGCCTGTTCGTCAAGACCGGCGGCTACCTGCTCGACGTTGCCCTGGCCAAAGCCATCGACGCGGGATGGATCGAGGGCCCCCGCATCGTCCCGGCGGGTCACGCCATCACGCCCACCGGGGGACACCTCGACCCGACGATGTTCGCGGCCTTCATGCCGGGCGCGCTTGAGCTCACGGTCGAAGAGGGCATCGCCAACGGCGTCGACGAGATCCGCAAGGCCGTGCGTTACCAGATCAAACACGGGGCCCAGCTGATCAAGGTGTGCGTGTCCGGCGGCGTTATGTCACTAACCGGTGAGGCCGGCGCACAACACTATTCGGACGAGGAGCTGCGGGCGATCGTCGACGAGGCGCACCGGCGCGGGCTGCGCGTCGCCGCGCACACCCACGGCGCAGAAGCGGTCAAGCATGCGGTCGCGTGCGGTATCGACTGCATCGAGCACGGCTTCCTGATGGACGACGAGGCCATCCAGATGCTGGTCGACAACGATCGGTTCCTGGTGACCACCCGCGGGCTCGCCCAAGCGATGGACGTATCTCGCGCTCCAAAGGAGTTGCAGGACAAGGCAGCCGAGATGTTTCCCAAAGCCGAAACCTCGATCAAGGCCGCCTACGAGGCCGGGGTGAAGATCGCGGTTGGCACCGACGCGCCCGCGATACCGCACGGCCGCAACGCCGACGAGCTGGTCACCCTGGTCGAGTGGGGGATGCCGCCGCTGGCGGTGTTGCGAGCGGCCACCGTCGTTGCCGCCGATCTGATCAACTCGACGGACCGGGGCCGGCTGGCGCCGGGCCAGCTCGCCGATATCATCGCGGTACCGGGAAACCCGTTGGACGACATCACCGTTACCCGTAACGTCAGCTTTGTCATGAAAGGCGGCAAGGTCTATGTCAACGCCCGATCAGTCTGA
- a CDS encoding nuclear transport factor 2 family protein — MSTPDQSESGPSRTDDLVEIQQLLARYAVTITQEDIEGLIGVFTPDGTYSAFGSTYRLDRFPELVAAAPKGLFLTGTALIGDLEGDSASGTQPLCFIDGSTHDMRIGYYRDTYSRTADGWRLKTRAMTFIRRNGVHDSGRPHAIGRPAP, encoded by the coding sequence ATGTCAACGCCCGATCAGTCTGAGAGCGGCCCATCCAGAACGGACGATCTGGTCGAGATCCAGCAGCTGCTCGCCCGCTACGCGGTCACCATCACCCAAGAGGACATCGAGGGACTCATCGGCGTGTTCACCCCCGACGGGACCTACAGCGCCTTCGGTTCCACCTACCGGCTGGACCGGTTCCCCGAGCTGGTAGCCGCGGCGCCAAAGGGGTTGTTCCTCACCGGAACTGCCTTGATCGGCGACCTCGAAGGCGACTCCGCGAGCGGCACCCAGCCGTTGTGCTTCATCGACGGGTCGACCCACGACATGCGGATCGGCTACTACCGCGACACCTACTCGCGGACCGCGGACGGCTGGCGGCTGAAGACCCGAGCCATGACGTTCATTCGCCGCAACGGCGTGCACGACTCCGGGCGCCCGCACGCGATCGGTCGCCCCGCACCGTGA
- a CDS encoding acyl-CoA dehydrogenase family protein translates to MQLTFDADVEAFRAEFVAFLDSHLPQLFGSGEVLKRPKSSSDVPGWARRWQRLLFDNGWLLPGNPPEFGGRNATLLQQYVYMEELSRRRVYQSFNPQGVGIIAASVLSFGTPEQKQRWAIPILRAEITASLGMSEPGAGSDLASLKTRAVLDGDHFVVNGQKVWTSGAHDADVLLTFVRTDPAAAKHKGISALIIPTDTPGVVRRPFASVSDNEDVDFNEVFFTDARVPAENLIGDLNEGWRVATGSLGHERAMLWLDYADMLQALCVESRPSGPLQRDRYATLVMDRYAMRLLGSASLAKAARGEEDVPAQSVLKLLGSEAMQRACEDALNAQGPEGLVLRAVTAPFAPLNLDSHYGGWFDRYVRTFAATIAGGTSEIQRNIIAARILGLPRN, encoded by the coding sequence GTGCAGCTGACCTTTGATGCCGACGTCGAGGCATTCCGCGCCGAGTTCGTGGCTTTTCTGGACAGCCATCTGCCGCAGCTCTTCGGCTCGGGAGAGGTGCTGAAGCGACCGAAATCGAGTTCCGACGTACCTGGGTGGGCGCGCCGCTGGCAGCGATTGCTCTTCGACAACGGCTGGCTCCTGCCCGGAAATCCACCGGAGTTCGGCGGCCGCAACGCCACCCTGCTGCAGCAATACGTGTACATGGAAGAGCTGTCGCGGCGGCGGGTCTATCAAAGCTTCAATCCGCAGGGCGTGGGCATCATCGCTGCCTCGGTGCTGTCGTTTGGGACGCCAGAGCAAAAGCAGCGTTGGGCCATCCCGATCCTGCGCGCCGAGATCACCGCATCGCTGGGCATGAGCGAACCCGGCGCCGGGTCGGATCTGGCCTCCCTGAAGACGCGGGCGGTGCTGGACGGTGACCACTTCGTGGTCAACGGGCAGAAGGTGTGGACGTCGGGCGCTCATGACGCCGATGTGTTGCTGACGTTCGTGCGCACCGACCCGGCGGCGGCAAAACACAAGGGCATCAGCGCCTTAATCATTCCCACCGACACCCCGGGCGTGGTGCGGCGTCCGTTCGCGTCGGTGTCCGACAACGAAGACGTCGACTTCAACGAGGTTTTCTTCACCGACGCGCGGGTACCCGCCGAGAACCTGATCGGCGACCTCAACGAGGGATGGCGCGTGGCGACCGGATCCCTCGGCCACGAACGCGCCATGCTGTGGCTGGATTACGCCGACATGTTGCAGGCGCTGTGCGTCGAGTCGCGCCCATCCGGACCGCTGCAGCGCGACCGGTACGCCACGCTGGTGATGGATCGTTATGCGATGCGCTTGCTGGGGTCGGCCTCGTTGGCCAAGGCCGCCCGCGGGGAGGAAGACGTGCCCGCACAGTCGGTGCTCAAACTGCTCGGCTCGGAAGCCATGCAGCGCGCCTGCGAAGACGCCCTGAACGCCCAAGGGCCCGAAGGGCTTGTGCTGCGCGCGGTCACCGCCCCGTTCGCTCCCCTGAATCTGGACAGCCACTACGGCGGTTGGTTCGACCGCTACGTGCGTACCTTCGCGGCCACCATTGCCGGCGGCACGTCGGAGATCCAGCGCAATATCATCGCCGCACGCATACTCGGCCTGCCGCGCAACTAG
- a CDS encoding acyl-CoA dehydrogenase family protein has product MTAASGAKLDAALTKLGWHDMLSEIPQLALPLVFRLLGETGAHAPVLNDVVLRAAGKAPGGVTPLPFAGDSWVQWKREDIPSSAIDGELPIHPVAEGDSLTQAGLAAGRRAVGWWLVGSSRAMLTLARQHALDRVQFGRHISSFQAIRHRLAETLVAIEGAEATLVTAAEVSEDPGGLASLLAKAAAGQAALTTAKHCQQVLGGIGFTAEHMLHRHVKRALVLDSLLGSARELTLEAGKVLRAKGSAPRLAQL; this is encoded by the coding sequence ATGACCGCGGCTTCCGGCGCCAAGCTCGACGCCGCCTTGACCAAGCTCGGCTGGCACGACATGCTGAGCGAAATCCCCCAGTTGGCACTCCCTCTGGTGTTTCGACTGCTCGGTGAAACGGGCGCGCACGCGCCGGTGCTCAACGACGTGGTTTTGCGCGCGGCAGGGAAGGCGCCGGGCGGTGTCACCCCGCTTCCGTTCGCGGGGGACTCCTGGGTGCAGTGGAAGCGGGAAGACATTCCGAGTTCGGCAATCGACGGTGAGTTACCTATACACCCTGTCGCAGAAGGCGATTCACTCACGCAAGCCGGGCTGGCAGCCGGGCGGCGGGCGGTGGGCTGGTGGCTCGTCGGCAGCAGCCGGGCGATGCTCACGCTGGCGCGCCAACACGCTCTGGATCGCGTCCAATTCGGCCGTCACATCAGTTCTTTCCAAGCGATTCGGCATCGGCTGGCCGAGACACTGGTTGCCATCGAGGGCGCCGAGGCGACCCTCGTGACCGCCGCCGAGGTGTCCGAGGACCCCGGCGGCCTCGCCAGCCTACTGGCGAAGGCGGCCGCCGGCCAGGCGGCGTTGACCACCGCGAAGCACTGCCAGCAGGTGCTCGGCGGCATCGGCTTCACCGCCGAACACATGCTGCATCGTCACGTCAAGCGGGCCCTGGTGCTGGACAGCTTGCTCGGCAGCGCGCGAGAACTAACCCTCGAAGCGGGTAAAGTGCTGCGGGCCAAGGGATCCGCGCCCCGGCTGGCGCAGCTCTAG
- a CDS encoding DUF4190 domain-containing protein: MSRPDAPKNQIGVASLILGAASLLTCWLMIGVPLGVAAVVTGDIGRGRANRGEATNGRVAVAGILLGIVAIAAGLAAVGYYAWVDSKDPGWFQRCVDDPATNNC, translated from the coding sequence ATGAGCCGTCCCGACGCACCGAAGAACCAGATCGGCGTAGCCTCGTTGATCCTGGGCGCGGCCTCATTGCTGACCTGCTGGTTGATGATCGGTGTGCCGCTGGGTGTCGCGGCCGTGGTTACCGGCGACATCGGCCGCGGGCGCGCCAACCGGGGCGAGGCGACCAACGGCCGGGTCGCGGTCGCCGGCATCCTGTTGGGGATCGTGGCGATCGCCGCCGGGCTGGCCGCGGTCGGTTACTACGCCTGGGTGGACTCCAAGGACCCGGGCTGGTTTCAACGATGCGTGGACGATCCCGCGACGAATAACTGCTAG
- a CDS encoding DUF5313 domain-containing protein, translating to MTDANPNLWQRFGYAYGRRLPDSMRSWVARDLAGEGAIRRHMLRWAIPPLLVLAPFWLLPASLYVHTEMTVPLYAWALVINFALNKVWRRHRLAVHGLDPKLVDAINRQKNARMHEDYARRYGPRPKESEWQDNSSPF from the coding sequence ATGACCGACGCGAATCCCAACCTCTGGCAGCGCTTTGGCTATGCCTACGGCCGGCGCCTGCCCGACTCGATGCGCAGCTGGGTCGCGCGCGATCTGGCCGGCGAGGGGGCCATCCGCCGGCACATGCTCCGCTGGGCGATACCGCCTTTGCTGGTCCTGGCCCCGTTCTGGTTGCTGCCGGCCTCGCTCTACGTGCACACCGAGATGACCGTGCCGCTATACGCGTGGGCGTTGGTGATTAACTTTGCGCTGAACAAGGTTTGGCGTCGGCATCGGTTGGCCGTTCACGGGCTGGACCCGAAGCTGGTCGACGCGATCAACCGCCAGAAAAATGCCCGGATGCACGAGGACTACGCCCGCCGCTACGGGCCGCGGCCCAAAGAGTCTGAGTGGCAGGACAACAGCAGTCCCTTCTGA
- a CDS encoding MarR family winged helix-turn-helix transcriptional regulator, with the protein MAKPSAREVDPLALEHQVCFALATTNRAVLAVYRPLLEPLGLTHPQYLVMLTLWYHRKTPGADQSPLSVKQIAVTLQLDSATVSPMLKRLEALGLITRAKNAVDERATDVTLTERGIALRKRALAIPPAVVAGLGVELAELENLHRVLTRINAAAVAAGALQS; encoded by the coding sequence GTGGCCAAGCCGTCTGCGCGCGAGGTCGATCCGCTCGCCCTCGAGCACCAGGTGTGCTTCGCGCTGGCCACCACAAACCGCGCGGTCTTGGCGGTGTATCGACCGCTGTTGGAGCCGCTCGGCCTGACGCATCCGCAGTATCTGGTGATGCTCACGCTGTGGTATCACCGTAAGACGCCGGGCGCGGACCAATCGCCGCTGTCGGTCAAACAGATCGCCGTGACTTTGCAGCTGGATTCGGCCACGGTCTCGCCGATGCTCAAGCGCCTGGAGGCGTTGGGTCTGATCACGCGCGCCAAGAATGCCGTCGACGAGCGTGCAACCGATGTCACGCTGACCGAACGCGGGATTGCGTTGCGTAAGCGCGCACTTGCGATTCCGCCCGCTGTGGTGGCCGGGCTGGGCGTCGAGTTGGCCGAACTGGAGAACCTGCATCGCGTGCTCACCCGGATCAACGCTGCCGCCGTGGCAGCCGGCGCTCTACAATCCTGA
- a CDS encoding mycofactocin-coupled SDR family oxidoreductase — protein sequence MAGRVEGKVAFVTGAARGQGRAHAVRLAQEGADIIAVDICKKIDTVDLIAASTPEDLAETADLVKGHDRRIYTAEVDVRDYDALKSAVDTGVEQLGKLDIIVANAGIGNGGQTLDKTSEADWTAMIDINLAGVWKTVKAGVPHILAGGNGGSIILTSSVGGLKAYPHTGHYVAAKHGVVGLMRTFAVELGAQNVRVNSVHPTNVNTPLFMNEGTMKLFRPDLENPGPDDMKVVGQLMHTLPIGWVEPEDIANAVLFLASDEARYITGVTLPIDGGSCLK from the coding sequence ATGGCTGGACGTGTTGAAGGCAAGGTCGCTTTCGTCACCGGTGCGGCGCGCGGTCAGGGCCGTGCCCACGCGGTGCGGTTGGCCCAGGAGGGCGCCGACATCATCGCAGTCGACATCTGCAAGAAGATCGACACCGTGGATCTGATCGCCGCCTCCACGCCGGAGGATCTGGCCGAGACCGCGGACCTGGTGAAGGGACACGACCGTCGGATCTACACCGCCGAGGTCGATGTCCGCGACTACGACGCGCTCAAGTCCGCCGTCGACACCGGCGTCGAGCAGCTCGGCAAGCTCGACATCATCGTCGCCAACGCGGGCATCGGCAACGGTGGACAGACACTGGACAAGACCAGCGAAGCCGACTGGACCGCCATGATCGACATCAACCTGGCCGGTGTGTGGAAGACCGTGAAAGCCGGTGTGCCGCATATCCTCGCGGGCGGCAACGGCGGCTCGATCATCCTCACCAGCTCGGTCGGCGGCCTCAAGGCCTACCCGCACACCGGTCACTACGTTGCCGCCAAGCACGGCGTGGTCGGCTTGATGCGCACCTTTGCCGTCGAGCTCGGCGCGCAGAACGTCCGCGTCAACTCCGTGCACCCGACCAACGTCAACACCCCGCTGTTCATGAACGAGGGCACGATGAAGCTGTTCCGGCCCGATCTGGAGAACCCGGGCCCCGATGACATGAAGGTCGTCGGCCAGCTGATGCACACCCTGCCGATCGGCTGGGTCGAGCCCGAGGACATCGCCAACGCGGTGCTTTTCCTGGCATCCGACGAGGCGCGGTACATCACCGGCGTCACGCTGCCCATCGACGGCGGCAGCTGCCTGAAGTAG